A window of Zavarzinella sp. contains these coding sequences:
- a CDS encoding c-type cytochrome, translating to MLLCYREALLLCVFLQFVVNSTFAVEPKTPAEEQKTFATLPGFQVALVASEPDIIDPVAMTFGWDGRLYVCEMIGYPNGGVGTGMESRGRIKILTDADQDGRYEKVDIFVEGLRFPTGILPWKKGFIVCNAPDLLYLEDTNGDGKADIRKVLYTGFALQNIQQLINTPRYGLDGWVYVMSGNNGGTITCPNMPKMPPFVLRGRAFRFKPDQPGVIEPTSSGGQYGLTSDEVGHWFTNTNSQHLRQIVLPDHYLKRNPMSTVTAVTTDIPVHGATAKVFRISEFEAWRVERTTRRKEGPDSKRFPKTELVPGGYTTSACSPVFYQAKQFPEQFQRNIFFCDPANNVVSFDRLEANQSIYRSHRGNESKEFIASTDNWFRPVHLTLGPDGCFYILDFYREVIETPLSLPEDMKKKLQLESRNRGRIWKVSHKDVPPDAILNFAKTTPQQVVSWFSHPNIAVRTMAQQWVDDHTDEATTKALLDSMTTASDLGQIHILHSLANRKQLSSMQLLLAMQSSNPLLRQVALRLAEPIYQGSQELVQAAKKMTNDSDGMVKLQLAFSVGEMPSVDAAEVLGDLLLQEPDQWLRAAAFSSVANCFPEITTRLLSAKQVPTAMIVDLGRMVGLSKNEKLLLSYLQQCLSNVNPAQQQLFLGAVVQGLSISNYSLQAKLSQNEPAWGNVKQLIAEVLSSSMKTALDQKLTEQQRTGAIAVLHLADDKLFLEAMPQLLLPQEAPAIQVAAIQSMARSRHSKVGQLLLAQWPLMTPQIRREAVELLFSNQAMVRELLLAMEKGAISPTHLEAARKEQLLQHGNAAIRLQAQRVFKNSVVSNREEVIKQYLPVLNQAGNMDNGRAVFRKNCATCHRLENVGYEVGADLNAALKTKQKSALLIDILDPSREIDSRFLNYLVETTDGKNLSGVLAVESATSITIRRGEKAEDTILRAHIQAMQPSKKSLMPEDFDKAIPKDQMADLLEYLTKVLK from the coding sequence ATGCTGCTTTGTTATCGAGAAGCTTTGTTGTTGTGTGTGTTTCTGCAGTTTGTGGTGAATAGCACCTTTGCCGTTGAACCGAAAACACCTGCAGAAGAACAAAAAACATTTGCCACGTTGCCCGGTTTTCAGGTGGCGTTGGTCGCTTCCGAGCCAGATATTATCGATCCCGTCGCCATGACCTTTGGCTGGGATGGTCGCCTCTATGTGTGCGAGATGATCGGCTATCCCAACGGTGGCGTGGGCACTGGCATGGAAAGTCGTGGTCGCATCAAGATTCTCACCGACGCAGATCAGGATGGGCGGTATGAGAAAGTGGATATCTTTGTAGAAGGACTACGCTTCCCCACGGGTATTCTTCCATGGAAGAAAGGCTTCATCGTTTGCAATGCCCCCGATTTGCTGTATCTGGAAGATACGAATGGTGATGGCAAAGCTGATATTCGCAAGGTGCTGTATACCGGCTTTGCACTGCAGAATATCCAGCAGTTAATCAATACCCCACGTTATGGTCTAGATGGCTGGGTATATGTCATGTCTGGCAACAACGGTGGTACAATCACCTGTCCCAACATGCCGAAGATGCCACCTTTCGTGTTGCGTGGAAGAGCATTTCGGTTCAAACCAGATCAGCCAGGAGTGATCGAACCCACATCCAGTGGGGGACAATATGGCCTGACTAGTGATGAAGTGGGACACTGGTTCACTAATACCAATAGCCAGCACCTGCGTCAGATTGTCCTGCCAGATCATTATTTGAAACGTAATCCAATGAGTACCGTTACTGCTGTCACTACTGACATTCCTGTACATGGTGCGACTGCAAAGGTATTTCGAATCAGCGAGTTTGAAGCCTGGCGTGTCGAACGCACCACACGCAGAAAGGAAGGGCCAGACAGTAAACGCTTTCCTAAGACAGAACTGGTCCCGGGTGGCTACACCACGTCTGCCTGTTCACCAGTCTTTTACCAGGCGAAACAGTTCCCGGAACAATTTCAACGCAACATCTTTTTCTGTGATCCTGCAAATAACGTGGTTTCGTTTGATCGTCTGGAAGCAAATCAATCCATTTATCGTTCCCACCGTGGGAATGAATCGAAGGAATTTATTGCGTCCACAGACAACTGGTTTCGCCCAGTGCATCTTACCCTGGGGCCTGATGGCTGCTTCTACATTCTCGATTTCTACCGCGAGGTGATTGAAACCCCGTTGTCTCTGCCCGAGGATATGAAAAAGAAATTACAACTGGAAAGTCGCAACCGCGGACGAATCTGGAAAGTGTCGCACAAAGATGTCCCACCCGATGCCATCTTGAACTTTGCAAAAACCACACCGCAACAGGTTGTTTCCTGGTTCAGTCATCCGAACATCGCGGTGAGAACGATGGCACAACAATGGGTTGATGATCATACCGATGAGGCAACCACAAAAGCCTTATTGGACAGCATGACTACCGCCAGTGATCTTGGACAAATTCACATTCTGCACAGTCTTGCAAATCGCAAGCAACTTTCCTCCATGCAATTGTTGCTGGCAATGCAATCATCAAACCCACTGTTGCGTCAGGTGGCATTGCGGCTGGCCGAGCCAATCTATCAAGGCTCTCAAGAACTTGTGCAGGCTGCGAAAAAAATGACCAACGATTCGGATGGCATGGTAAAACTACAACTGGCTTTTTCTGTAGGTGAAATGCCCAGTGTCGATGCTGCAGAAGTGCTTGGGGATTTGCTGCTCCAGGAACCAGATCAATGGTTGCGTGCGGCTGCTTTCAGCAGTGTTGCCAACTGTTTTCCAGAGATCACCACGCGATTGCTTAGCGCAAAGCAAGTGCCCACAGCAATGATTGTTGACCTTGGCAGAATGGTTGGGCTTAGCAAAAACGAAAAATTATTGTTGAGTTACCTTCAACAATGCCTGTCGAATGTCAACCCGGCACAACAGCAACTATTCCTGGGTGCGGTGGTGCAGGGATTATCCATCAGTAACTATTCGTTGCAGGCAAAGTTAAGCCAGAATGAACCCGCCTGGGGAAACGTGAAACAACTGATTGCAGAAGTATTATCTTCTTCAATGAAGACAGCCTTGGATCAGAAGTTGACCGAGCAACAACGGACAGGTGCCATTGCCGTTCTACACCTTGCAGATGACAAGTTGTTCCTGGAAGCAATGCCACAATTGCTGCTGCCACAGGAGGCACCGGCAATCCAGGTGGCTGCCATTCAAAGCATGGCACGTTCTCGCCACAGCAAAGTGGGGCAACTGTTGTTGGCACAGTGGCCGTTAATGACACCACAGATCAGGCGGGAAGCCGTTGAATTGCTGTTTTCGAATCAGGCAATGGTAAGAGAATTGCTGCTGGCGATGGAAAAAGGAGCGATTTCTCCCACACATCTGGAGGCGGCACGCAAGGAACAATTATTGCAGCATGGAAATGCTGCTATTCGACTGCAGGCCCAGCGAGTATTCAAGAACAGCGTGGTATCAAATCGCGAGGAAGTCATCAAGCAGTATCTGCCAGTATTGAATCAGGCGGGCAACATGGATAACGGTCGTGCAGTATTCCGCAAGAACTGTGCCACGTGCCACCGCCTGGAGAATGTGGGATATGAAGTGGGGGCTGATTTAAATGCTGCTTTGAAAACCAAACAAAAATCGGCCCTGCTGATCGATATCCTTGATCCCAGCAGAGAAATCGATTCTCGTTTTCTGAATTATCTGGTCGAAACGACAGATGGTAAAAATCTCTCAGGTGTGCTTGCTGTTGAAAGTGCTACCAGCATCACCATTCGTCGTGGCGAAAAAGCAGAGGACACGATTCTGCGTGCCCACATTCAAGCGATGCAGCCTTCGAAGAAATCGTTGATGCCTGAAGATTTTGATAAAGCAATTCCTAAAGATCAGATGGCGGATTTGCTGGAGTATCTTACCAAGGTCCTCAAATAG
- a CDS encoding neutral/alkaline non-lysosomal ceramidase N-terminal domain-containing protein yields MKNKCILMLVLAATWVFSIGNAAEYRAGVAKATITPTKPLWMAGYASRTEPCTKTHHDLWVKCLALEDERGHRQVMVTLDLCGIPRSFRQEVLQAIQKKVKLEPGDLVLNASHTHSGPVVRDNLVEMYPMNAQQLADVLEYSTQLVEKIAATVIKAFDSLESVSIQQASGVARFAVNRRENKENKIILGANPQGPVEHSVPILAVYNQEKKLIAVCFGYACHNTTLSFNEWCGDYAGFAQIELEKKLPGVTALFWIGCGADANPLPRRKLEYAVDYGKQLSEAVCHALKSTTPVTAACETAYEEIALSFDTIPGKAQWQQDATSKTLAVSKRAQRMLKLIEGEGIPQKYPYYPIQSWRFGNQLTWVFLGGEVVVDYHLRLKKELKAHSQLWVAGYCNDVMAYIPSKRILKEGGYEADSSQIYYGMPAKWSPTIEDQIISTIRKQVK; encoded by the coding sequence ATGAAAAATAAATGCATCCTGATGTTGGTGCTCGCTGCTACCTGGGTATTTTCAATAGGTAATGCTGCGGAGTACCGCGCTGGTGTGGCCAAGGCCACGATTACACCCACCAAGCCATTGTGGATGGCAGGCTATGCCTCACGCACAGAGCCGTGCACCAAAACCCACCACGACCTGTGGGTAAAATGCCTGGCGTTGGAAGATGAACGTGGACATCGTCAGGTAATGGTAACACTCGATCTATGCGGCATCCCACGGTCGTTTCGCCAGGAAGTGTTACAGGCAATTCAGAAAAAAGTGAAGTTAGAACCGGGCGACTTGGTGCTGAATGCATCGCACACCCACAGTGGACCAGTGGTGCGGGATAACCTGGTAGAAATGTATCCGATGAACGCTCAGCAGCTAGCAGATGTATTGGAATATTCCACACAGTTGGTGGAAAAAATTGCTGCCACAGTCATCAAGGCATTTGATTCACTGGAATCGGTTTCTATACAGCAGGCATCTGGTGTCGCACGTTTTGCAGTCAATCGGCGGGAAAACAAAGAAAACAAAATTATCCTGGGAGCAAATCCCCAGGGACCTGTGGAACATTCTGTGCCAATTCTTGCAGTCTATAATCAGGAAAAGAAATTGATTGCGGTATGTTTTGGTTATGCATGCCACAATACCACGCTTTCGTTCAATGAATGGTGTGGGGACTATGCCGGCTTTGCCCAGATTGAACTGGAAAAGAAATTACCTGGTGTCACGGCACTTTTCTGGATTGGCTGTGGGGCAGATGCCAACCCATTACCTCGGCGAAAACTGGAATATGCAGTGGACTACGGCAAACAATTGTCGGAAGCAGTATGCCACGCACTCAAGAGCACCACACCTGTTACGGCTGCGTGCGAGACTGCTTACGAAGAGATCGCATTGTCATTTGACACGATTCCCGGCAAAGCACAATGGCAGCAGGACGCGACAAGCAAAACGTTGGCAGTGAGTAAACGTGCCCAACGAATGTTAAAGTTGATCGAAGGTGAAGGGATCCCGCAGAAATACCCTTACTACCCCATTCAATCCTGGCGATTTGGCAATCAATTAACCTGGGTGTTTCTGGGTGGAGAAGTTGTTGTGGATTATCATTTACGGTTGAAAAAAGAACTGAAGGCCCACTCCCAACTATGGGTTGCGGGATATTGCAACGATGTGATGGCATACATCCCATCGAAACGAATTCTGAAAGAAGGTGGCTACGAAGCCGATTCTTCGCAGATTTATTACGGCATGCCAGCCAAATGGTCGCCCACGATTGAGGACCAGATCATTTCCACGATTCGCAAACAGGTGAAATAA
- a CDS encoding thioredoxin family protein, with amino-acid sequence MKIPLIILSFTLLVIDLQAGEFNKKLSVGDAAPQWKDLPGVDGKDHSFDEWKAKKYLIVVFTCNSCACSVDYEDRIIAFANKYAAPKTDVALVAINVNTIPDDRLNKMKERAKAKKFPFPYLYDESQQIARDYGAVYTPEFFLLNAERKIAYMGSFDDKINPSDVKVKYLEDALLALQAGKAPPQKETLAKGCLIRFKRVRD; translated from the coding sequence ATGAAAATACCTCTCATTATTCTGTCGTTCACACTGTTGGTGATTGACTTGCAGGCGGGTGAATTCAACAAAAAGCTGTCGGTTGGCGATGCCGCACCGCAGTGGAAAGATTTGCCTGGCGTCGATGGTAAGGATCATTCTTTTGATGAGTGGAAGGCTAAAAAGTACCTGATCGTTGTATTTACTTGCAATAGCTGTGCCTGTTCCGTGGATTATGAAGACCGCATTATTGCCTTTGCCAACAAATACGCTGCCCCCAAAACTGATGTGGCGTTGGTGGCAATTAACGTGAATACCATTCCGGACGATCGCTTGAACAAAATGAAAGAGCGGGCCAAAGCCAAAAAATTCCCTTTCCCTTATCTTTATGATGAATCTCAACAGATCGCCCGCGATTATGGTGCCGTCTACACGCCCGAATTTTTTCTGCTGAATGCCGAACGCAAAATCGCTTACATGGGGTCTTTTGACGACAAAATTAATCCCAGCGATGTAAAAGTGAAATACCTCGAAGATGCGTTGCTGGCGCTGCAAGCCGGCAAAGCACCCCCACAGAAAGAAACATTAGCCAAAGGGTGCCTGATTCGCTTCAAACGTGTCCGCGACTAG
- a CDS encoding isoaspartyl peptidase/L-asparaginase, protein MNETSVIATWPFGKLAAEVASRQLVRGIAALDAAIAGAQAVEDDPSVRSVGFAGIGNQLGVVSLDSCVMDGKTLDCGAVAGIENIRHAAALAKLVYEKTPHILLVGKGAEWFALQHGMKLETMLTPESVAEWYKNNPNKKAEPQGHDTVTVLARDAKGNLGGVCTTSGLSYKLPGRVGDSPIIGAGLYVDNEAGAAGATGVGEEIIRIGGSHFIVEQMRAGKSPQEAAELAVKRIISTAARRGQHAKSVAFIAMDPKGNTGAACTKGTDFKYADARGANVQMKQAVELE, encoded by the coding sequence ATGAATGAAACAAGCGTAATTGCCACCTGGCCATTTGGAAAACTCGCTGCGGAAGTGGCTTCCCGCCAACTGGTCCGTGGTATTGCTGCCCTGGATGCTGCCATTGCTGGTGCTCAGGCGGTGGAAGACGATCCTTCCGTCCGCTCCGTAGGCTTCGCCGGCATTGGCAATCAACTGGGTGTGGTTTCGCTGGATTCATGTGTAATGGATGGCAAAACCCTCGACTGCGGTGCCGTTGCAGGTATCGAAAATATTCGCCACGCTGCTGCACTAGCCAAGCTGGTTTATGAAAAAACACCGCACATTCTGCTGGTGGGAAAGGGAGCAGAATGGTTTGCACTGCAGCATGGTATGAAACTAGAAACGATGCTGACACCGGAAAGTGTGGCGGAATGGTACAAGAATAACCCCAACAAGAAAGCGGAGCCACAGGGGCACGATACAGTAACGGTGCTGGCACGCGATGCAAAAGGCAATCTGGGTGGTGTTTGTACCACATCCGGCTTGTCGTATAAGCTACCCGGCCGCGTAGGCGATTCCCCTATTATTGGTGCGGGCCTGTATGTGGATAACGAAGCGGGTGCCGCAGGTGCCACTGGTGTTGGGGAAGAAATTATCCGAATTGGTGGCAGCCACTTTATTGTGGAACAGATGCGGGCTGGCAAGTCACCCCAGGAAGCAGCCGAATTGGCCGTCAAGCGGATTATCAGCACAGCAGCCCGACGTGGGCAACATGCCAAAAGCGTGGCATTTATCGCGATGGATCCCAAAGGGAATACCGGTGCGGCCTGCACCAAGGGCACAGACTTCAAATATGCCGATGCTCGTGGCGCCAATGTGCAGATGAAGCAAGCAGTAGAGCTAGAATAG
- a CDS encoding ThuA domain-containing protein, whose protein sequence is MIRMLKNMLLSLGMLALATSALAQPVVYEGTDGPGHGKHIVFLAGDHEYRSEETLPALARILAKHYGFKCTVLFNVDPTTNEIIPGNSNMPGMEALKTADLAVVFLRFQNFPKEQMQHLDDYLNRGGPVVGLRTATHAFRMKATDPFSKYSFDSKAEDYKLGFGHQVLGQTWVGHYGTNHQQSTRITIIEDKKNHPILSGVKDVWVQAGGYVGKPTDGEVLTMAQPLNGMKPDSPVDAKKPPMPSEWTRSYKSPSGKTGRVFTTLYGTPEDLQNDGYRRMLVNGCLWALGLEDKIKADSHIDFVGPFKPNTFGNNTYARGVKPEMYVGMTSPIPANNNTKDTNPPPPKKKANPKKKNPEPKSDPSKSKVTATGKPARYVRIELPGNKRILTLAEVEVFQGGKNIAKTGKATQSSTHGGADAARATDGNKNPDYNGGGQTHTSNSGEKNPWWELDLSQPIDIEKIGIWNRTGFEGRLAGFTLTLLDAERKEVFRAEDVAAPQGMEIDAKTGKFTYLTYDGKPGSPVAGGTSVANNPGKSNPPEPGLAEVPADYRDPAPFAFKKGDVVAILGNGLADRMQHDGWVETALQSQLLDLQVRFRNMSTSGDRPNNYPRSSGQMSMTSYLQFVKPTVVFAFFGYNESFEGKPDDYKKQLLDFVQRTRGAKPGGQFPRIVLFSPTAFEDTRNPNFPNGLAHNVRLAQYTRATAAAAKEAGVGYVDLFHPSLDLFRKAAQPLTINGVHFTEEGNRQLSEVITQSLLGKTINVSSSLETLRQAVLDKNLHWWNRYHASDGNDIWGGRSTLKFVNGQSNADVLKPELEMLDVMTANRDERVWARATGKDKAIDDSNVPKPVPVISNVGGGSKSSSSVKEGTLNYVSGEEAIKQMAVAKGFKVSLFADESRFKQLVNPVQMQFDTKGRLWAAVWPTYPKWEPLKPMNDALIILHDDNEDGSADRVTEFAKVQNPLGFEFWNGGVIVTCQSELLFLKDTDGDDIADVRTILFQGLDSSDTHHGANNLIYGPDGGIYWQSGVFMIHNHEHPWGPSLQSSASAMYRFDPRRYTISMHATNSPNPHGISFDYWGYHYATDGTGGRAFQVRPEGNGFKMYELLKKEVRPVTASEVVSSAHFPESMQNDFLICNVIGFLGIKHYHLTRDPVKGTVWGEPAGDELIVNRLNPDGSKTQDKSRGFLMSGDKNFRPSDAIFAPDGSLYVSDWHNVIIGHMQHNVRDPNRDHAHGRIYRITAIDRPLQKPVAIAGRPIPELLDNLKSPVDGIRHRTRIELSGRDSTAVIAATKEWVKQFDPKKTEDAHHLLEALWLHQQHNVKNFELLETVLSSPEPHARIAANTVKHFWVNVEKTYRGGVIADNALAKNQKSGILSDTPELTTIRIATIPEKMMYDVKQLTVKPGKKVKLTFANYDFMPHNLMLVNPGKADEVGLKAIELGAKGFDVGFIPESKEILWHSKLVDFGQEQVIEFTAPLKEGAYPYVCSFPGHHRMMRGMLFVTNDLKEFLAKNPQKETKITEWKMTDFTEDLKHVAHHRNFAEGKQLFTTLGCAQCHQMNKNASPMVPGSMGENRAVGPNVDDSVKKYKQDAKALLQEILEPSKSIEDKYRQVIFELEDGSSKIGVIVDEDPTSYTIMSGTPAKEVKIMKKSIDSRRTSPVSIMPAGVLNTLDKEQILDLLAYLLAGGNPEAPAFKHGH, encoded by the coding sequence ATGATACGAATGTTGAAAAACATGCTGCTATCGTTGGGTATGCTGGCACTTGCCACGTCCGCGCTGGCTCAACCTGTGGTGTATGAAGGCACGGATGGACCGGGTCATGGAAAGCACATCGTTTTCTTAGCGGGTGACCACGAATATCGCTCGGAAGAAACGTTACCCGCGCTGGCGAGAATTCTTGCGAAGCATTACGGCTTCAAGTGCACGGTTCTGTTCAATGTCGACCCCACAACGAACGAAATTATTCCAGGTAATTCCAATATGCCCGGGATGGAAGCGCTGAAAACAGCAGATCTTGCGGTAGTTTTCCTGCGATTTCAGAATTTTCCGAAAGAACAGATGCAACATCTCGATGACTACCTGAACCGCGGTGGCCCTGTGGTGGGTCTTCGTACCGCGACACATGCGTTTCGGATGAAGGCAACTGATCCTTTCTCGAAATACTCGTTTGATTCCAAAGCGGAAGACTACAAACTGGGCTTTGGGCACCAGGTGCTGGGCCAGACATGGGTGGGGCACTACGGCACGAACCACCAGCAGAGCACTCGAATTACGATTATTGAAGATAAGAAGAATCATCCGATTCTGAGTGGTGTCAAGGATGTCTGGGTGCAGGCGGGAGGCTATGTCGGCAAACCCACAGATGGTGAAGTGCTGACAATGGCTCAGCCGTTAAATGGAATGAAGCCAGATTCTCCGGTCGATGCCAAAAAACCACCAATGCCGTCGGAATGGACCCGCAGCTACAAGTCACCTTCAGGCAAGACTGGGCGTGTTTTTACAACACTTTATGGTACTCCGGAAGATTTGCAGAACGATGGTTACCGCCGGATGCTGGTCAATGGTTGCCTGTGGGCATTGGGGCTGGAAGATAAGATTAAAGCGGATAGCCACATTGACTTTGTTGGCCCATTCAAACCCAACACTTTTGGCAACAACACCTATGCCCGTGGTGTGAAGCCGGAAATGTACGTGGGTATGACAAGTCCGATTCCAGCTAACAACAACACAAAAGATACGAATCCCCCACCACCAAAGAAAAAGGCAAATCCGAAAAAAAAGAACCCGGAGCCAAAGTCCGATCCCTCCAAATCAAAGGTAACGGCAACCGGGAAACCAGCACGCTATGTGAGGATCGAGTTACCTGGAAATAAACGAATTCTGACACTTGCAGAAGTAGAAGTGTTTCAAGGTGGGAAGAATATTGCCAAAACCGGCAAAGCGACCCAATCCAGCACCCACGGTGGTGCAGATGCCGCACGGGCGACTGATGGCAACAAGAACCCCGATTACAACGGGGGTGGGCAAACCCACACTTCGAATTCCGGCGAGAAAAACCCATGGTGGGAACTCGATCTGAGCCAACCAATCGATATCGAGAAGATTGGGATCTGGAACCGCACAGGATTTGAAGGCCGTCTGGCTGGCTTCACACTGACCTTACTGGATGCGGAACGGAAAGAAGTTTTTCGTGCGGAAGATGTGGCCGCACCACAAGGCATGGAAATAGATGCTAAAACCGGCAAATTCACTTACCTGACATATGATGGCAAGCCGGGTTCACCTGTTGCGGGTGGTACAAGTGTGGCGAACAACCCAGGCAAATCCAACCCACCAGAACCTGGTCTGGCAGAAGTTCCCGCCGATTATCGTGATCCAGCACCGTTTGCATTCAAAAAAGGTGATGTTGTTGCCATTCTAGGCAATGGTCTGGCTGATCGGATGCAGCATGATGGCTGGGTAGAAACAGCACTTCAAAGCCAGTTGCTTGATCTGCAGGTGCGATTCCGCAACATGAGCACCAGCGGCGACCGGCCAAACAACTATCCCCGTAGTTCAGGTCAGATGTCGATGACCTCATATCTGCAGTTCGTCAAGCCAACAGTAGTTTTTGCATTTTTTGGATACAACGAATCTTTCGAAGGAAAGCCAGACGATTATAAGAAACAGTTGCTGGATTTTGTGCAGCGAACCCGCGGTGCAAAGCCAGGTGGTCAATTCCCGCGGATAGTGCTGTTCAGCCCCACTGCATTTGAAGATACCCGTAACCCTAACTTTCCGAATGGCTTGGCCCACAATGTGCGGCTTGCACAATACACTCGTGCCACCGCAGCCGCAGCGAAAGAAGCGGGGGTAGGTTATGTCGACTTGTTCCATCCTTCATTGGATCTATTCCGCAAGGCCGCACAGCCTCTGACAATTAATGGTGTTCACTTTACAGAAGAAGGCAACCGCCAACTCTCTGAAGTGATCACTCAATCTTTGCTGGGTAAGACAATCAATGTTTCCAGTTCATTGGAAACTTTACGTCAGGCAGTTCTGGACAAAAACCTGCATTGGTGGAATCGTTACCACGCTTCCGATGGTAATGATATCTGGGGTGGGCGTTCCACATTAAAATTTGTGAATGGTCAAAGCAATGCAGATGTTCTGAAGCCAGAACTGGAAATGCTTGATGTGATGACAGCCAACCGTGATGAGCGGGTCTGGGCACGAGCAACAGGTAAGGACAAAGCGATCGATGACAGCAATGTTCCCAAGCCAGTGCCTGTGATTTCCAACGTTGGTGGGGGAAGTAAAAGTTCCAGTTCCGTGAAGGAAGGGACTCTGAATTACGTCAGTGGGGAAGAAGCGATCAAGCAGATGGCTGTTGCCAAAGGCTTTAAAGTATCCCTGTTTGCTGATGAATCTCGCTTTAAACAACTGGTGAACCCGGTACAGATGCAGTTCGACACCAAAGGCCGGCTCTGGGCAGCGGTGTGGCCAACATACCCCAAGTGGGAACCGCTGAAACCGATGAATGATGCCCTGATTATCCTCCATGATGATAACGAAGATGGTTCTGCCGATCGTGTAACTGAATTTGCCAAAGTTCAGAACCCCCTTGGCTTTGAATTCTGGAACGGTGGGGTAATTGTGACTTGCCAGTCGGAACTGCTGTTTTTGAAAGACACGGACGGTGATGATATTGCCGACGTCCGCACCATTCTGTTTCAAGGGTTGGATTCATCCGACACCCACCACGGTGCCAATAACCTGATCTACGGTCCTGATGGTGGCATCTACTGGCAAAGTGGTGTCTTTATGATCCACAATCACGAACATCCCTGGGGGCCGTCGCTGCAATCTTCCGCATCGGCAATGTACAGGTTTGACCCACGCCGTTATACCATTTCGATGCATGCCACCAACTCGCCCAATCCCCATGGTATTTCATTCGATTACTGGGGCTACCATTATGCCACCGATGGCACCGGTGGGAGAGCTTTCCAGGTGCGTCCGGAAGGCAATGGCTTCAAAATGTATGAACTGCTGAAAAAAGAAGTCCGTCCAGTAACTGCCAGCGAAGTGGTCAGCAGTGCCCACTTCCCGGAATCGATGCAAAACGATTTCTTGATCTGTAATGTCATTGGCTTCCTGGGCATTAAACACTACCACCTGACACGGGACCCGGTAAAGGGAACTGTGTGGGGTGAACCTGCTGGTGATGAATTGATCGTCAATCGGCTGAATCCGGATGGTAGCAAAACTCAGGACAAATCACGTGGCTTTTTGATGAGCGGGGACAAAAACTTCCGCCCATCAGATGCGATTTTTGCTCCAGATGGTTCACTGTATGTCTCCGATTGGCACAACGTCATTATCGGTCACATGCAGCACAACGTACGGGATCCCAATCGCGATCACGCCCACGGTCGTATTTACCGGATTACAGCAATTGATCGCCCTCTGCAAAAGCCTGTCGCGATTGCAGGTCGCCCCATCCCTGAACTGTTGGACAATTTGAAATCTCCCGTGGATGGGATTCGCCACCGCACCCGAATTGAACTAAGTGGGCGGGACAGCACTGCGGTGATTGCTGCCACAAAAGAATGGGTGAAGCAGTTCGATCCAAAGAAAACAGAAGATGCCCACCACTTGTTGGAAGCACTCTGGTTGCATCAGCAGCACAATGTGAAAAACTTCGAATTGCTGGAAACGGTGCTGTCTTCACCTGAGCCGCACGCCCGCATTGCAGCAAATACTGTCAAGCATTTCTGGGTGAATGTTGAAAAAACATATCGGGGTGGGGTGATTGCGGATAATGCACTTGCCAAAAACCAGAAGTCAGGAATCCTGAGCGATACCCCGGAACTGACAACAATCCGCATCGCCACCATTCCTGAAAAAATGATGTACGATGTGAAGCAATTGACGGTGAAACCTGGCAAAAAGGTAAAGCTGACCTTTGCCAACTACGACTTTATGCCACACAACCTGATGCTGGTAAATCCCGGTAAGGCAGATGAGGTGGGGCTGAAGGCGATTGAACTGGGTGCCAAAGGATTTGACGTCGGCTTTATCCCGGAAAGTAAGGAAATCCTGTGGCACAGTAAACTAGTTGATTTTGGTCAGGAGCAGGTAATTGAGTTTACCGCTCCACTGAAAGAAGGTGCGTATCCCTATGTCTGCTCCTTCCCTGGCCACCATCGGATGATGCGCGGGATGCTCTTTGTGACCAACGACCTCAAAGAATTTCTTGCCAAGAACCCACAGAAAGAAACCAAAATTACCGAATGGAAAATGACTGACTTTACCGAAGACTTGAAGCATGTTGCCCACCATCGCAATTTTGCGGAAGGCAAGCAGTTGTTTACTACTCTTGGCTGTGCCCAGTGCCACCAGATGAACAAGAATGCTTCACCGATGGTTCCTGGGTCGATGGGAGAAAATCGTGCCGTTGGCCCGAATGTCGATGATTCTGTGAAAAAATACAAACAGGATGCCAAAGCGTTGTTGCAGGAAATCCTGGAACCATCGAAATCGATTGAAGATAAATATCGTCAGGTAATTTTTGAACTGGAAGATGGCAGTTCAAAAATCGGTGTGATTGTTGATGAGGACCCCACCAGTTACACGATCATGTCTGGCACGCCAGCAAAAGAAGTGAAGATTATGAAAAAATCGATCGATTCACGTCGCACTTCCCCTGTCTCCATCATGCCAGCCGGGGTGCTGAACACGCTGGATAAGGAACAGATTCTCGATCTGCTGGCATATCTCCTAGCCGGTGGAAACCCAGAAGCACCTGCGTTTAAACACGGGCATTAA